A stretch of the Cellulomonas sp. WB94 genome encodes the following:
- a CDS encoding alpha/beta fold hydrolase encodes MSEITQVGDAAAGEYRAAGLLVRERRVQVPVDWADPARFGSIEVFAREVVDPKRAADDLPLLLFLQGGPGGQGPRPMPGGWLATATKTHRVVLLDQRGTGRSSRVDGRVIGRFPTADVTADYLACFRGDAIVADAEHLRATVYGGRQWSTLGQSYGGFLTLVYLSRHPEALTACYVTGGLPGTTATAEDVYRSTYPRQAARNRELARLHPSDVDALNRLADRLAVGDVTLPTGEPFSVSRLQMLGMPFGMSTGIDALHWLLDTAFDDGTDDPSSAFGAAVAHETAFEANPLYAVLQEVIYHQGERAGGWAAQAEHDRWPSFAVGARPLQLTGEAIFPWMYAEHRALQPFVAAADVLAARTSWPALYDLDRLAANDVPVAAVQYFDDPYVDLDLALGTAAGIGNAQVWVTNEHLHDGLRVAGDVILPRLIDLAAGTWTVTGR; translated from the coding sequence ATGAGCGAGATCACCCAGGTCGGGGACGCAGCGGCGGGGGAGTACCGGGCGGCGGGGCTGCTCGTGCGCGAGCGCCGGGTCCAGGTCCCGGTCGACTGGGCGGACCCCGCGCGGTTCGGGTCGATCGAGGTGTTCGCCCGCGAGGTCGTCGACCCGAAGCGGGCGGCCGACGACCTGCCCCTGCTGCTGTTCCTGCAGGGCGGCCCGGGCGGCCAGGGCCCCCGGCCGATGCCCGGTGGCTGGCTCGCGACCGCCACCAAGACCCACCGCGTCGTGCTGCTCGACCAGCGCGGGACGGGCCGGTCCTCGCGCGTCGACGGCCGGGTGATCGGCCGGTTCCCCACGGCGGACGTGACCGCCGACTACCTTGCGTGCTTCCGTGGCGACGCGATCGTCGCGGACGCCGAGCACCTGCGGGCGACCGTCTACGGCGGCCGGCAGTGGTCGACCCTCGGCCAGTCGTACGGCGGCTTCCTCACGCTCGTCTACCTTTCCCGGCACCCCGAGGCGCTGACCGCCTGCTACGTGACGGGCGGCCTGCCGGGCACGACCGCGACCGCCGAGGACGTGTACCGCAGCACCTACCCGCGTCAGGCGGCGCGCAACCGTGAGCTCGCGCGGCTGCACCCGTCCGACGTCGACGCGCTGAACCGTCTCGCAGACCGGCTCGCCGTCGGGGACGTCACCCTGCCGACCGGCGAACCGTTCAGCGTCTCCCGCCTGCAGATGCTCGGCATGCCGTTCGGCATGAGCACGGGCATCGATGCGCTGCACTGGCTGCTCGACACGGCGTTCGACGACGGCACGGACGACCCGTCGTCGGCGTTCGGCGCCGCCGTCGCGCACGAGACCGCGTTCGAGGCGAACCCGCTGTACGCCGTCCTGCAGGAGGTCATCTACCACCAGGGCGAGCGCGCCGGCGGCTGGGCGGCCCAGGCCGAGCACGACCGGTGGCCGTCGTTCGCGGTCGGTGCGAGGCCGCTGCAGCTCACCGGCGAGGCGATCTTCCCGTGGATGTACGCCGAGCACCGCGCGCTGCAGCCGTTCGTGGCGGCCGCCGACGTGCTCGCCGCGCGCACGTCGTGGCCCGCGCTGTACGACCTCGACCGGCTCGCCGCCAACGACGTGCCGGTCGCTGCCGTGCAGTACTTCGACGACCCGTACGTCGACCTCGACCTCGCGCTGGGGACGGCCGCGGGGATCGGCAACGCGCAGGTCTGGGTCACCAACGAGCACCTGCACGACGGGCTGCGCGTCGCGGGCGACGTGATCCTGCCGCGGCTCATCGACCTGGCCGCGGGGACCTGGACCGTGACCGGGCGGTAG
- a CDS encoding DUF4956 domain-containing protein, producing MSQYLLYAVDLVAISVLVLGLYFPRHRRRDLVVAYLGVNVGVLAVAGALGQSTVGAGLGLGLFGVLSIIRLRSTELTQHEVAYYFSALALGLLGGLPGSSTGLTIALMALLVVVLAVGDSPRLFPRYRQQVMVLDRAITDEVALVAHLEQLLGARVHRVAVQRVDLVNDTTSLEVRYELGTGPTARTPAEDQPSWPGATR from the coding sequence ATGTCGCAGTACCTGCTCTACGCCGTCGACCTCGTCGCGATCAGCGTCCTCGTCCTCGGCCTGTACTTCCCCCGTCACCGCCGCCGCGACCTCGTCGTCGCCTACCTGGGCGTCAACGTCGGCGTGCTGGCCGTCGCCGGGGCGCTCGGGCAGAGCACGGTCGGCGCCGGACTGGGGCTGGGGCTGTTCGGTGTGCTGTCGATCATCCGGCTGCGGTCCACCGAGCTGACCCAGCACGAGGTGGCGTACTACTTCTCGGCGCTCGCGCTGGGCCTGCTCGGCGGGCTGCCGGGCAGCTCGACGGGGCTGACGATCGCGCTCATGGCGCTCCTCGTGGTCGTCCTCGCGGTCGGCGACAGCCCGCGCCTGTTCCCCCGCTACCGCCAGCAGGTCATGGTCCTCGACCGGGCCATCACCGACGAGGTCGCGCTCGTCGCGCACCTCGAGCAGCTGCTGGGCGCGCGCGTGCACCGGGTGGCCGTCCAGCGCGTCGACCTCGTCAACGACACGACGTCGCTCGAGGTCCGCTACGAGCTCGGCACGGGCCCCACGGCCCGCACACCCGCCGAGGACCAGCCCTCCTGGCCGGGCGCGACGCGATGA
- a CDS encoding polyphosphate polymerase domain-containing protein has translation MTTAILGALDALAPIDLDELNALAALQTRIDRKYLVPLVALDGLLQELEPGARILQIGADRDFAYESVYFDTPDLTSYLGAARRRRRRYKVRTRTYVDSAECWVEVKTRGSRGSTVKTRQEHDPDARERLTTDARRFADGVLDDAHLPEAVDGPLAPTLVSRYRRTTLYLPGTQSRTTLDTDLVWTAADTGEELALRGFAVVETKTGSTPSSTDRLLWRHGYRPLRMSKYGTGMAALHPELPAAPWRRVLDRHLTLALH, from the coding sequence ATGACGACCGCCATCCTGGGCGCCCTCGACGCGCTCGCCCCGATCGACCTCGACGAGCTCAACGCCCTGGCTGCGCTGCAGACGCGGATCGACCGCAAGTACCTCGTGCCGCTCGTGGCGCTCGACGGACTGCTGCAGGAGCTCGAGCCCGGCGCCCGGATCCTGCAGATCGGCGCCGACCGCGACTTCGCGTACGAGTCGGTGTACTTCGACACGCCCGACCTGACGAGCTACCTGGGAGCGGCCCGGCGTCGGCGTCGGCGCTACAAGGTCCGCACCCGCACGTACGTCGACTCCGCCGAGTGCTGGGTCGAGGTCAAGACGCGCGGGTCGCGCGGCAGCACCGTCAAGACGCGGCAGGAGCACGACCCGGACGCTCGGGAGCGGCTGACGACCGACGCCCGCCGGTTCGCCGACGGGGTCCTCGACGACGCGCACCTGCCCGAGGCCGTCGACGGCCCGCTCGCGCCGACGCTCGTGAGCCGGTACCGCCGCACGACCCTCTACCTGCCGGGCACCCAGAGCCGCACGACGCTCGACACCGACCTCGTCTGGACGGCCGCCGACACGGGCGAGGAGCTCGCACTGCGCGGGTTCGCGGTCGTCGAGACGAAGACCGGCTCGACCCCGTCGTCCACCGACCGCCTCCTGTGGCGGCACGGCTACCGCCCGCTGCGGATGTCGAAGTACGGCACCGGCATGGCGGCCCTGCACCCGGAGCTGCCGGCCGCCCCGTGGCGACGCGTCCTCGACCGGCACCTCACGCTCGCCCTGCACTGA
- a CDS encoding carbohydrate-binding domain-containing protein translates to MRRPTATFLAPAAIVAVLLAGCSSTATPAGTTSTSTSSTSSGTTTTAIAATDANLTVEQALAANTAAHTAESTWDESAEVAIALTGSSATVTGEGVTVDGSTVTITAPGTYRITGTLDDGQVVVSSAADGLVRIVLAGADVSSSTTSPLQIMDADQAVVVLADGTTNHLSDAATYVYPDATTDEPNAALFSTADLTITGTGALTVEGNANDGISSKDGLVIESGTITVTAADDGIRGKDYLVVSGGTLTVDAGGDGLKSDNADDAALGYVYVASGEITVTSVDDGVAAATDVIVGDGTLTVVAGGGSTAQLAADATPKGLVGDVSVVIGGGQVMLDSADDAIHSNGVVSVAGGEVTIAAGDDGIHADNALQISAGSVDVTRSYEGLESTAITVGGGTVSVVASDDGVNASTGTTSAGAGGAGGGSMGADGSSLTITGGTLVVDADGDGLDSNGSMTMSGGTVVVSGPTTSGNGSLDYNGTFDISGGELIAVGSSGMAQTPSATSTQSFVGLTFSAQQPAGTVVNILAADGSVVAAFDSTKTFSSVVYSSPAVVTGQEYQAAVGGTVTGTTGGLASADALGTAGSSIAATGTAGEVAAGMGGGGQMGAGRPGGRG, encoded by the coding sequence ATGCGACGTCCCACTGCCACCTTCCTTGCCCCCGCCGCGATCGTCGCGGTGCTGCTCGCGGGCTGCTCGTCCACGGCGACGCCCGCCGGCACGACCAGCACGTCCACCTCCTCGACGTCGTCCGGCACGACCACGACCGCCATCGCGGCCACCGATGCGAACCTCACGGTCGAGCAGGCGCTCGCCGCAAACACGGCGGCCCACACCGCCGAGTCCACCTGGGACGAGTCCGCCGAGGTCGCGATCGCCCTCACGGGTTCGTCCGCCACGGTGACCGGCGAGGGCGTGACCGTCGACGGCTCGACCGTGACGATCACCGCGCCCGGCACCTACCGCATCACCGGGACGCTCGACGACGGGCAGGTCGTCGTGAGCAGCGCGGCCGACGGGCTCGTGCGGATCGTGCTCGCGGGCGCCGACGTCTCGAGCTCGACGACGTCTCCGCTGCAGATCATGGACGCCGACCAGGCCGTCGTCGTGCTCGCGGACGGCACCACGAACCACCTGTCCGACGCCGCGACGTACGTGTACCCGGATGCGACGACCGACGAGCCCAACGCGGCCCTGTTCTCGACGGCCGACCTCACCATCACCGGCACGGGCGCGCTGACGGTCGAGGGCAACGCGAACGACGGCATCTCCAGCAAGGACGGCCTCGTCATCGAGTCCGGCACGATCACGGTCACCGCGGCCGACGACGGCATCCGCGGCAAGGACTACCTCGTCGTGTCCGGCGGGACACTGACGGTCGACGCGGGCGGGGACGGCCTCAAGTCCGACAACGCCGACGACGCCGCCCTCGGCTACGTGTACGTCGCGAGCGGCGAGATCACGGTGACGTCCGTGGACGACGGCGTGGCCGCAGCGACCGACGTGATCGTCGGCGACGGGACCCTGACGGTCGTCGCCGGCGGCGGCAGCACGGCCCAGCTCGCGGCCGACGCCACCCCGAAGGGCCTGGTCGGTGACGTGTCCGTCGTCATCGGCGGCGGCCAGGTCATGCTCGACTCGGCCGACGACGCCATCCACTCCAACGGGGTCGTGTCGGTCGCGGGCGGCGAGGTGACGATCGCCGCGGGCGACGACGGCATCCACGCGGACAACGCGCTGCAGATCAGCGCCGGCTCGGTCGACGTGACCCGCTCGTACGAGGGCCTGGAGTCGACGGCGATCACCGTGGGCGGCGGGACGGTCTCCGTGGTGGCGAGCGACGACGGCGTGAACGCGTCGACCGGCACGACGTCCGCCGGCGCGGGCGGGGCGGGTGGCGGGTCGATGGGCGCCGACGGCAGCTCCCTGACCATCACCGGCGGCACCCTCGTCGTCGACGCCGACGGTGACGGCCTCGACTCCAACGGGTCGATGACGATGTCGGGCGGCACGGTCGTGGTGTCCGGGCCCACGACCAGCGGCAACGGCTCGCTCGACTACAACGGCACGTTCGACATCTCCGGCGGGGAGCTCATCGCGGTCGGCTCGTCCGGCATGGCGCAGACCCCGTCCGCGACCTCCACGCAGTCGTTCGTCGGCCTGACGTTCTCCGCGCAGCAGCCCGCCGGGACGGTCGTGAACATCCTGGCCGCGGACGGCTCGGTCGTCGCCGCGTTCGACTCGACGAAGACCTTCAGCTCGGTCGTCTACTCCTCCCCCGCGGTGGTGACCGGCCAGGAGTACCAGGCGGCGGTCGGCGGGACCGTGACCGGCACGACAGGCGGGCTCGCTTCGGCCGACGCGCTCGGGACGGCCGGGTCCAGCATCGCGGCCACCGGGACGGCCGGTGAGGTCGCGGCCGGGATGGGCGGCGGCGGGCAGATGGGCGCCGGGCGTCCCGGCGGTCGGGGCTGA
- a CDS encoding EamA family transporter: MLSKYPALLIGTAAAPALWGSTYLATTTLLPADRPLLAATLRALPAGVLLLLMCRRLPHGIWWWRSWVLGTLNIAAFFALLFVAAYRLPGGVAAMVGAIQPLLVALLAHRVLGERVTTRAVFSAVAGLAGVALIVLRAQARLDALGLVAAVGGALSMGTGIVLAKKWGQPAPPLTTTSWQLVAGGLTLVPLLLTIEGLPPELLTARNLAGYAYLSLLGTAFAYVMWFRGIARLPTRIPSFLGLLSPVVAILLGWLLAGQAMAAAQVAGVAIVLTSILTAVIPCRARAAAAHDERPSRPVLAWVGSGHDARDQRRPARLR; this comes from the coding sequence GTGCTTAGCAAATACCCGGCCCTCCTGATCGGCACAGCCGCAGCGCCCGCGCTCTGGGGCTCGACCTACCTGGCGACGACGACGCTGCTGCCCGCCGACCGTCCCCTGCTCGCGGCAACCCTGCGCGCCCTGCCCGCAGGCGTCCTCCTTCTCCTCATGTGCCGACGACTGCCTCACGGCATCTGGTGGTGGAGGTCCTGGGTTCTCGGCACGCTCAACATCGCCGCGTTCTTCGCGCTGCTCTTCGTGGCCGCCTACCGCCTCCCCGGTGGCGTGGCCGCCATGGTCGGGGCGATCCAGCCGCTCCTCGTCGCACTGCTCGCGCACCGGGTGCTCGGCGAACGCGTGACCACCCGCGCCGTGTTCTCCGCAGTCGCCGGCCTCGCCGGTGTCGCCCTCATCGTGCTGCGCGCCCAGGCGCGGCTGGACGCCCTCGGTCTCGTCGCTGCCGTGGGCGGCGCACTCTCGATGGGGACGGGGATCGTCCTGGCGAAGAAGTGGGGTCAGCCGGCGCCCCCGCTGACGACCACGAGCTGGCAGCTCGTCGCGGGCGGCCTCACGCTGGTCCCCCTCCTGCTGACGATCGAGGGGCTGCCGCCGGAACTCCTCACGGCGCGGAACCTGGCGGGCTACGCCTACCTGTCGCTGCTGGGGACGGCCTTCGCGTACGTGATGTGGTTCCGCGGGATCGCCCGCCTGCCCACGCGGATCCCCTCGTTCCTGGGCCTGCTGAGCCCTGTCGTCGCCATTCTGCTCGGCTGGCTGCTCGCCGGTCAGGCGATGGCCGCAGCGCAGGTCGCCGGGGTCGCGATCGTCCTCACCTCGATCCTCACCGCCGTCATCCCGTGCCGAGCACGGGCCGCCGCTGCCCACGACGAAAGGCCGTCGCGGCCCGTGCTCGCGTGGGTAGGGTCGGGTCATGACGCTCGAGATCAGAGACGTCCAGCACGCCTTCGGTGA
- a CDS encoding ATP-binding cassette domain-containing protein, whose protein sequence is MTLEIRDVQHAFGDRVALDGVSLDVVPGVLTGLLGPNGAGKTTLLRILLGVLSPDHGQVRYDGRPVVEEDRRRWGYMPQERGLYPGMPAGDQVVHFGRLHGLSKRDATTRAHALLAELDLDDRWADRTDKLSGGMQQRLQLATALVHEPEVIVLDEPFAGLDPVAVASLSETLRQRADAGCTMLFSSHQLDLVQDLCEDIAMIDRGRAVLQGNVATLRASSGRRQLRLHVDAPNRSWLDAWPGVTVISAEADDLRLEVPHDVEPLDLLDAARAGGRVVDFGLELPTLSQLFLAAADRTVDWDGAS, encoded by the coding sequence ATGACGCTCGAGATCAGAGACGTCCAGCACGCCTTCGGTGACCGCGTGGCCCTCGACGGAGTGAGTCTCGACGTCGTCCCGGGCGTGCTCACCGGCCTCCTCGGCCCGAACGGCGCCGGCAAGACGACCCTCCTGCGGATCCTGCTCGGCGTGCTGAGCCCGGACCACGGGCAGGTGCGGTACGACGGCCGTCCGGTCGTCGAGGAGGACCGCCGCAGGTGGGGCTACATGCCGCAGGAGCGCGGGCTGTACCCCGGGATGCCGGCGGGCGACCAGGTCGTGCACTTCGGGCGGCTGCACGGGCTGTCCAAGCGCGATGCGACGACCCGGGCGCACGCGCTGCTCGCCGAGCTCGACCTCGACGACCGGTGGGCGGACCGCACCGACAAGCTGTCCGGCGGCATGCAGCAGCGCCTTCAGCTCGCGACCGCCCTCGTGCACGAGCCCGAGGTCATCGTCCTCGACGAGCCGTTCGCCGGCCTCGACCCGGTGGCCGTCGCGAGCCTGTCCGAGACCCTGCGCCAGCGTGCCGACGCCGGCTGCACCATGCTGTTCTCGAGCCACCAGCTCGACCTCGTCCAGGACCTCTGCGAGGACATCGCGATGATCGACCGCGGGCGCGCGGTGCTCCAGGGCAACGTCGCCACGCTGCGCGCGTCGTCGGGCCGACGCCAGCTGCGGCTGCACGTCGACGCGCCGAACCGCTCCTGGCTCGACGCCTGGCCCGGCGTGACGGTCATCAGCGCCGAGGCCGACGACCTGCGCCTCGAGGTCCCGCACGACGTCGAGCCCCTCGACCTGCTCGACGCCGCCCGGGCGGGCGGCCGGGTCGTCGACTTCGGGCTCGAGCTGCCCACCCTCTCGCAGCTGTTCCTGGCAGCGGCCGACCGCACCGTCGACTGGGACGGAGCGAGCTGA
- a CDS encoding ABC transporter permease — translation MRAWWQGTRLVAERGLVENVRSRSFSVVTGLLLLVSIAAVVLPRLLGGGPTTYTLATIGDAPAAVVATLDAAGSSGGFTVTFVTRDTEDAVRLAVRDGDATAGLAGHNLYTSSQAGLTFPALVAQTVMTLEMSSRLAEAGLSAAQVAEIQSVRPPTQISVGRVADEGRAGVGIAVGILLYLALTFAGSAIATTVAMEKSTRISEVLLAVLRPSQVLVGTVLAVGAATLLQMLVLATPLVVALRVTDDIGLPPVAGGDIALAVVWFVLGFLLYAFLFAATAALVNKVTEVGSAILPVTMTLLAGYLLALTVVAGDPNGGWGVAASMFPLSAPLAMPIRWAAGEVPLYQLLLAMALTAGTAVLLVSLASSIYRRALLITGHRVKLREVIGRRPVSQ, via the coding sequence ATGCGCGCCTGGTGGCAGGGCACCCGCCTGGTGGCGGAGCGAGGGCTCGTCGAGAACGTCCGGTCGCGGTCGTTCAGTGTCGTCACCGGCCTGCTGCTGCTCGTCTCCATCGCTGCCGTCGTCCTCCCGCGGCTGCTCGGTGGCGGCCCCACGACGTACACGCTCGCGACGATCGGCGACGCGCCGGCGGCCGTCGTGGCGACGCTCGACGCGGCGGGCTCGTCGGGCGGGTTCACGGTGACGTTCGTGACCCGCGACACCGAGGACGCCGTCCGGCTCGCGGTCCGCGACGGTGACGCCACCGCGGGCCTCGCCGGGCACAACCTCTACACGTCGTCCCAGGCGGGCCTGACCTTCCCGGCCCTCGTGGCCCAGACCGTGATGACTCTCGAGATGTCGAGCCGCCTCGCCGAGGCGGGGCTGAGTGCCGCGCAGGTCGCCGAGATCCAGTCCGTGCGGCCGCCCACGCAGATCAGCGTCGGCCGCGTGGCCGACGAGGGACGCGCCGGCGTCGGGATCGCCGTCGGCATCCTCCTGTACCTCGCGCTGACCTTCGCGGGGAGCGCGATCGCCACGACCGTGGCCATGGAGAAGTCCACCCGCATCTCCGAGGTGCTGCTCGCCGTCCTGCGCCCCAGCCAGGTGCTCGTGGGCACCGTGCTGGCCGTCGGTGCGGCCACGCTCCTGCAGATGCTCGTGCTCGCGACACCGCTCGTGGTCGCCCTGCGGGTCACCGACGACATCGGGCTGCCACCGGTCGCCGGGGGCGACATCGCGCTCGCCGTCGTGTGGTTCGTCCTCGGGTTCCTGCTCTACGCGTTCCTGTTCGCGGCGACCGCGGCGCTCGTCAACAAGGTCACCGAGGTCGGCTCGGCGATCCTGCCCGTCACCATGACCCTCCTCGCGGGCTACCTCCTGGCGCTCACCGTCGTCGCGGGCGACCCGAACGGCGGGTGGGGCGTGGCGGCGTCGATGTTCCCGCTCAGCGCACCGTTGGCGATGCCGATCCGGTGGGCCGCGGGCGAGGTCCCGCTCTACCAGCTGCTGCTCGCGATGGCGCTCACGGCCGGCACCGCGGTGCTGCTCGTCTCGCTCGCGTCGTCCATCTACCGCCGGGCCCTGCTCATCACCGGCCACCGCGTGAAGCTGCGCGAGGTCATCGGGCGCCGGCCGGTGAGCCAGTGA
- a CDS encoding AbrB/MazE/SpoVT family DNA-binding domain-containing protein, producing the protein MGSRGRLVVPAQVRERAGLAVGAPLILLETTSGLVVMTREQARDQVRTQLADAELVPQLLTERRKAAEREYTAEPW; encoded by the coding sequence ATGGGCTCGCGAGGACGGTTGGTCGTCCCCGCGCAGGTACGCGAACGCGCCGGCCTGGCCGTGGGTGCGCCTCTCATCCTGCTCGAGACGACGTCCGGTCTGGTGGTGATGACCCGGGAGCAGGCGCGCGACCAGGTGCGCACTCAGCTGGCCGACGCCGAGCTTGTCCCTCAGCTGCTCACCGAACGTCGCAAGGCTGCCGAGCGCGAGTACACCGCAGAACCGTGGTGA
- a CDS encoding IS3 family transposase (programmed frameshift), with translation MARKTYSAEFRRDAVELYRSTPTATVAGIAADLGIMDTTLSGWIKAAGVAIRGQSRPASTAPPPGETPEQELVRLRSRVRELEDSERKLSTEREILRAAAKYFGRGDELVSRFQFVADHQSTFEVKRLCQVVQVARSSFYKWLSAAPARAARQTADAALAARIAAVHATDSACGAPRITAELNDGAGEQERVNHKRVARVMRAHHIAGIRLRRRVRTTVPDPDGQLVPDLLERDFTAHAPNTKYVGDITYLPCGAGQFLYLATVIDCYSRRLVGWSIADHMRTDLVADALRAAARERGSLAGAIFHSDHGGQYVAKDYTALCERLGVTRSMGAVGTSADNAMAESFNASLKRETLAGSHGWPDATTARRVVFAWITRYNTRRRHSYCDYLSPITYENTHYAATLATAA, from the exons ATGGCGAGGAAGACGTACTCGGCGGAGTTCCGCCGCGATGCGGTCGAGCTGTACCGCTCGACGCCGACAGCGACGGTCGCGGGGATCGCGGCTGATCTGGGGATCATGGACACGACCCTGTCGGGTTGGATCAAGGCCGCTGGGGTGGCGATCCGCGGGCAGTCCCGGCCGGCATCGACGGCCCCGCCGCCGGGTGAGACACCCGAGCAGGAGCTCGTGCGACTTCGCTCGCGGGTGCGTGAGCTGGAGGACTCCGAGCGCAAGCTGAGCACCGAGCGGGAGATCTTGCGCGCGGCGGCGAAGTATTTCG GCCGGGGAGACGAACTGGTGAGCCGCTTCCAGTTCGTCGCCGACCACCAGTCCACCTTCGAGGTGAAGCGGTTGTGCCAGGTCGTTCAGGTCGCACGGTCCTCGTTCTACAAATGGCTGTCCGCAGCCCCGGCCCGCGCGGCACGCCAGACGGCCGATGCGGCCCTGGCCGCGCGGATCGCCGCGGTGCACGCCACCGACAGTGCGTGCGGGGCGCCGCGGATCACCGCCGAGCTCAACGACGGCGCCGGCGAGCAGGAGCGTGTCAACCACAAGCGCGTCGCCCGGGTGATGCGCGCCCATCACATCGCCGGGATCCGGCTGCGCCGACGGGTGCGCACCACCGTGCCCGACCCGGACGGCCAGCTGGTCCCGGACCTGCTCGAGCGTGACTTCACGGCCCACGCACCGAACACGAAGTACGTCGGGGACATCACCTACCTGCCCTGCGGGGCCGGGCAGTTCCTCTACCTGGCCACCGTGATCGACTGCTACTCCCGGCGCCTGGTCGGCTGGTCGATCGCCGACCACATGCGCACCGACCTGGTCGCCGACGCCCTGCGCGCAGCCGCCCGAGAACGCGGGTCGCTGGCCGGGGCGATCTTTCACAGCGACCACGGCGGTCAGTACGTCGCCAAGGACTACACCGCGCTCTGCGAGCGGCTGGGCGTGACCCGCTCCATGGGCGCCGTGGGGACCTCTGCGGACAACGCAATGGCCGAGTCCTTCAACGCCTCCCTCAAGCGCGAGACCCTCGCCGGCTCCCACGGGTGGCCCGACGCGACCACCGCACGTCGGGTCGTGTTCGCGTGGATCACCCGCTACAACACCCGCCGCCGCCACTCCTACTGCGACTACCTCAGCCCCATCACCTACGAGAACACCCACTACGCGGCTACGCTGGCCACCGCCGCGTGA